From Nitrospirota bacterium, the proteins below share one genomic window:
- a CDS encoding N-acetyltransferase, protein MKGARIGKDCNIGEHCYVESGVVVGDHVTVKNGVALWEGVTVEDGAFLGPFAVFTNDRRPRSMPGFKTPREEFLPTHVSRGATIGANATIVCGVKIGEWSFVAAGAVVHRDVEPYALVAGNPATRKGYVCRCNRRMTPGKPCACGARYARRSGAIRIVRNPVSGRC, encoded by the coding sequence ATGAAGGGCGCCCGGATCGGGAAAGACTGCAATATCGGAGAGCACTGCTATGTGGAGTCGGGCGTGGTGGTGGGGGATCATGTCACGGTCAAGAACGGCGTCGCCCTGTGGGAGGGCGTGACCGTGGAGGATGGCGCGTTCCTTGGGCCTTTTGCCGTGTTCACGAACGATCGACGACCCCGCTCCATGCCTGGATTCAAGACTCCGCGGGAAGAGTTTCTGCCGACTCACGTTTCGCGTGGGGCCACCATCGGCGCCAACGCCACGATTGTGTGCGGTGTGAAGATCGGTGAATGGTCGTTCGTCGCGGCCGGCGCCGTGGTCCATCGGGACGTGGAGCCGTACGCGCTGGTGGCTGGAAATCCAGCGACCCGGAAGGGCTACGTGTGCCGGTGCAATCGGCGCATGACACCGGGGAAGCCGTGTGCGTGCGGTGCGCGCTACGCTCGGAGGAGCGGGGCCATCCGGATCGTTCGGAACCCCGTCAGCGGACGGTGCTGA
- a CDS encoding polysaccharide biosynthesis protein, translating into MTGNTTLNWNGSTILITGGSGSLGSFLVDYLLEHRRPKQIRILSNDPAEQSALRRRLEDDRVAFYIADIREPGSLADALSGVDLLVHAAALKDVSACEARPFDASEINIAGSQNVARACIEADVKSALLISTDKAVNPTTVYGATKLCAERVFVAANFDRDHYRATHLSVVRFGNLAGTKGSAIPVLLAQRRKGTLRLTDPKMTRFWISLELASAFIVQCLESMEGGEVFVPRTQSVRLTDLADTIAPDGDVAWVGARPGEKIHEVLLAAQESTHALDLGSFYVIQPHNPAWTCANWKKGRPLPSGFSFRSDLNDRWVAAEQIQAVVSTVR; encoded by the coding sequence ATGACGGGAAACACGACTCTGAATTGGAATGGCTCCACGATCCTCATCACAGGAGGGTCCGGATCTCTCGGCAGCTTCCTGGTCGACTATCTGCTCGAGCATCGCCGGCCCAAGCAAATTCGCATTCTCTCCAACGATCCCGCGGAACAGTCGGCCCTCAGACGGAGGCTGGAAGACGATCGAGTGGCCTTCTACATTGCCGACATCCGCGAGCCCGGTTCTTTGGCGGACGCTTTGTCCGGCGTCGATTTACTTGTCCACGCCGCGGCCCTGAAAGACGTATCGGCTTGTGAAGCCAGGCCCTTCGACGCTTCTGAAATCAACATAGCGGGATCCCAAAACGTTGCCCGCGCGTGCATCGAGGCGGACGTGAAGAGCGCCCTCCTGATTTCGACCGACAAGGCGGTCAACCCCACCACCGTCTACGGAGCAACCAAGCTCTGCGCCGAGCGGGTCTTCGTCGCCGCCAATTTCGACCGCGACCACTATCGCGCCACGCACCTTTCCGTCGTCCGTTTCGGGAACCTGGCCGGGACGAAGGGGAGCGCCATCCCCGTCCTCCTCGCCCAGCGGCGAAAAGGCACCCTCCGGCTCACCGATCCGAAAATGACGCGCTTCTGGATCTCTCTTGAACTCGCCTCTGCCTTCATCGTTCAATGTCTTGAATCCATGGAGGGCGGCGAAGTGTTCGTCCCACGCACTCAGAGTGTGCGCCTCACGGATCTGGCGGATACCATCGCTCCGGACGGCGATGTGGCCTGGGTCGGCGCCCGGCCCGGCGAGAAGATTCATGAAGTCCTCCTCGCCGCGCAGGAGAGCACGCACGCGCTGGACCTCGGAAGCTTTTACGTCATTCAGCCGCACAACCCTGCCTGGACGTGCGCGAACTGGAAGAAGGGACGCCCGCTCCCCAGCGGATTTTCATTCCGCTCGGACCTGAATGATCGCTGGGTGGCGGCGGAACAGATTCAGGCGGTGGTCAGCACCGTCCGCTGA
- a CDS encoding class I SAM-dependent methyltransferase, which yields MNRSASSESQRDIYDSRNLATPRGAWEEIFACQLIYRRDLLLETLKTLSITPPSGESVWVYVGGGEGTQCMVLSAIGGTHLSLDISPTQLLLGRWLMTRVADRYIPGLRSDRVFFACADALKPLPVHRLQADVAYGLGVMNHLPPQAWADHLRELRGILKPGGTIFHVLPNLDCEVYSRPIFTRQFADSGSMQYWTQFVSEDNAVAAFREAGLSDIRTAKLWRYDHDAGLRYLRIPEVVCRRIVQRFGSRISFRIVPALQRWARRSAEAGRWTGRPWTLRQPRHLAVAGTCR from the coding sequence TTGAATCGATCCGCCTCTTCAGAAAGCCAGCGAGACATCTACGACTCACGCAATCTCGCCACGCCTCGGGGCGCGTGGGAAGAAATATTCGCCTGCCAACTGATCTATCGACGAGACCTCCTTCTCGAAACACTGAAAACTCTGAGCATTACTCCTCCCTCCGGGGAGTCCGTCTGGGTATACGTGGGCGGCGGTGAAGGAACTCAATGCATGGTCCTGAGCGCCATCGGGGGCACACACCTCAGCCTGGACATCTCGCCCACCCAGCTCCTGCTGGGCCGCTGGCTCATGACCCGTGTAGCCGATCGCTACATCCCCGGCCTGCGCTCCGATCGGGTGTTTTTCGCGTGCGCGGACGCCCTCAAGCCGCTCCCCGTCCACCGTCTCCAGGCGGATGTTGCCTACGGTCTGGGCGTGATGAATCACCTTCCCCCCCAGGCTTGGGCCGATCACCTGCGCGAGTTGAGGGGAATCCTGAAGCCCGGCGGTACGATCTTTCACGTCCTTCCCAATCTCGACTGCGAAGTCTATTCCCGGCCGATTTTCACGCGCCAGTTTGCCGACTCGGGCAGCATGCAGTATTGGACGCAATTCGTGAGCGAAGACAACGCGGTGGCCGCCTTTCGGGAGGCCGGACTTTCCGACATCAGAACCGCGAAGCTTTGGAGATACGATCACGATGCCGGTTTGCGATACCTGCGAATCCCGGAAGTCGTCTGCCGGCGCATCGTTCAACGATTCGGATCCAGGATCTCCTTTCGAATCGTCCCCGCCCTCCAGCGATGGGCCAGACGGAGCGCCGAGGCAGGCCGCTGGACAGGGAGGCCGTGGACTCTGCGGCAGCCTCGTCATCTTGCCGTCGCGGGAACATGCCGATGA
- a CDS encoding glycosyltransferase family 39 protein: MNRNSLAALGTAFLFLLPRWLGLGQSYYQDDAKIPLIVDPAFGRQGANPHPPLGEALQAGFGAIAGYDHLRWLPFLFSAGNLLLVYRLARTWAGPAAAGWAAFVLAATFYSILGSTMLDVDGAIMPFFGLLAMLSYSKGRDTSARTLWRSQIPTALACAAGLLLKFIFLLVPAALVLDAFLSRPKLNRDRLQSFLLPVVVGTVAFGAGLALLRLLYGGSDVTHAIEFASGFEFFRFDRISVAHKAFEFIKCLLYASPWVLICLPALRPLWRTARPAFLFILLYVLVHAVVLRLEGRAIDRYFGMTVPFAAVLTGIAASNLLPAPRSWTRKTAAGLLVPAALAILPLIFLIPAGRIIPLYPKTGFVSALARGDWTTLIPFRGGNGPAGFYIPMGFAVISWLLASLSLAVLVLSRGSRIRITCLLILVFLGFSYNAVFAEEFALGLRYGNPSRLANRVLGEVTSMRNVPRVITYDDIGLYELSVSRQYAGRFYGVPEYWESNRKKLAAARDARILVVHFPILDPHGPYWRYLSGCLRLREWRHRRMEAFLADCSGAALP; this comes from the coding sequence ATGAACCGCAATTCACTGGCCGCCCTCGGCACGGCTTTCCTGTTTTTGCTCCCCCGGTGGTTGGGTCTGGGCCAATCCTACTACCAGGACGACGCAAAGATCCCCTTGATTGTTGATCCCGCCTTCGGGCGACAGGGGGCGAATCCCCATCCGCCGCTCGGCGAGGCGCTTCAGGCCGGATTCGGAGCCATCGCCGGCTACGATCATCTCCGTTGGCTCCCGTTCCTGTTCAGCGCGGGCAACCTTCTTCTGGTGTACCGACTCGCGCGAACGTGGGCCGGTCCAGCCGCGGCAGGATGGGCGGCGTTTGTTCTCGCGGCGACCTTCTATTCGATCCTCGGGTCCACCATGCTCGACGTGGACGGCGCCATCATGCCGTTTTTCGGCCTTCTTGCCATGCTGTCTTACTCCAAGGGCCGCGATACATCGGCTCGCACACTCTGGCGATCCCAGATTCCCACGGCGCTGGCCTGCGCCGCCGGACTGCTCCTTAAGTTTATCTTTCTCCTCGTTCCCGCGGCCCTGGTCCTTGACGCCTTCTTGAGCCGGCCTAAGCTGAACCGGGATCGGCTCCAATCGTTTCTTCTGCCGGTTGTCGTGGGCACCGTGGCGTTCGGCGCCGGGCTGGCCCTCCTGAGGCTGCTCTATGGAGGCTCGGACGTCACACACGCCATCGAGTTCGCAAGTGGGTTCGAATTCTTCAGGTTCGACCGGATCTCGGTCGCTCACAAGGCCTTCGAGTTCATCAAGTGTCTCCTCTATGCCTCACCTTGGGTTTTGATCTGTCTCCCGGCGCTTCGACCACTCTGGAGAACCGCGCGTCCGGCGTTCCTCTTCATTTTGCTCTACGTCCTGGTCCATGCGGTTGTGCTGAGGCTTGAGGGAAGAGCGATCGATCGATACTTCGGAATGACCGTGCCTTTCGCCGCTGTCCTGACGGGCATCGCCGCATCGAACCTCCTGCCCGCACCGCGTTCATGGACGCGAAAGACGGCCGCCGGGCTCTTAGTCCCCGCGGCACTGGCCATTCTGCCGCTGATCTTCCTGATCCCTGCCGGTCGGATCATCCCACTCTACCCGAAGACCGGATTCGTATCGGCCCTTGCCCGAGGCGACTGGACGACACTGATCCCATTCCGCGGTGGAAACGGCCCCGCGGGATTCTACATTCCGATGGGATTCGCCGTCATTTCCTGGCTCCTGGCGTCACTGTCGCTTGCGGTTTTGGTCCTCAGCCGTGGTAGCCGAATCAGAATCACATGCCTTCTGATCCTCGTTTTCCTCGGGTTCTCATACAATGCCGTATTTGCCGAAGAGTTTGCGCTGGGTCTCCGCTATGGCAATCCTAGCCGGCTCGCGAATCGCGTTCTGGGAGAGGTCACATCGATGCGGAATGTTCCCCGCGTTATCACCTACGATGACATTGGCCTGTACGAACTGTCGGTGTCCCGCCAATATGCCGGGCGCTTCTATGGCGTTCCTGAATACTGGGAATCCAATCGAAAAAAGCTGGCGGCGGCACGGGACGCTCGCATCCTCGTCGTCCACTTTCCCATCCTCGATCCCCATGGCCCATACTGGCGATACTTGTCCGGATGCCTGCGACTTCGAGAATGGCGCCACCGGCGGATGGAAGCGTTTCTCGCCGACTGCTCCGGCGCCGCCCTACCGTAG
- a CDS encoding methyltransferase domain-containing protein translates to MTAGHQLHILNPRQRELLEHFQPYLRGRILDIGCRDLNLARHLPSGCVYVGMDTGSGGTVRATGEGPFLPFKDRAVDVTLAIAVLEHVDDPYRLFGELARITRRTILINLPNLYELSYRIRYLLGLSPNGKYGLPPDPPADRHKWLLSHTEAARFVQAAADRHALTITRSFPSFRRYFRLFERLSLRWPNATVWESWWVLERSSAKPKPIPIR, encoded by the coding sequence GTGACAGCGGGCCACCAGCTCCATATCCTCAACCCGCGCCAGCGCGAGTTGCTCGAACACTTCCAACCCTACCTGCGGGGTCGTATCCTCGATATCGGTTGTCGTGACTTGAATCTTGCACGACACCTTCCATCCGGCTGCGTCTACGTGGGCATGGATACCGGTTCGGGAGGGACCGTCCGGGCCACGGGGGAAGGCCCTTTCCTTCCCTTCAAGGATCGCGCCGTGGACGTCACACTGGCCATCGCCGTTCTTGAACACGTGGATGACCCCTATCGACTCTTCGGCGAACTCGCTCGCATCACACGGCGCACCATCCTCATCAATCTACCCAATCTCTACGAACTGTCGTATCGTATTCGATACCTCCTCGGACTATCGCCCAACGGCAAATACGGCCTACCACCCGACCCCCCCGCTGACCGCCACAAGTGGTTGCTCAGTCACACCGAGGCCGCTCGGTTTGTGCAGGCCGCCGCCGACCGACACGCCCTGACGATCACCCGGTCGTTCCCCTCGTTCCGCCGATATTTTCGTCTCTTTGAACGCCTCTCCCTCCGGTGGCCGAACGCCACGGTCTGGGAATCCTGGTGGGTTCTGGAGCGGTCCTCAGCCAAGCCTAAACCGATCCCGATCCGCTAG
- a CDS encoding lipopolysaccharide biosynthesis protein, protein MKGRPPLHTPPSDKPDDPPSVDRQGGNLIAESAIYAVGIVLSRGLGLLLTPILTRALPADEFGRMDLYQIGAILVSLALSLQMESALLRYYTSRDVDARVLFSTAVLLQLGFGIGLTVMVVCSNAWIGRLYPPVLTPPNLLAAAVSVPAGTLYTLGLTLVRARREPLPASLIIGLNTGLNVAGVVGFVLYLRLGITGVFLAKIAADAISFLVIWRRHRDHFLPVVSTALCGRLIRFGLPLVPDGFLTLLKLHASKVFLATLVSMEDVGLLAVAGRIATAVQIAVLAFRQAWLPYALSIAERPGAAERYSVAASLYLRLSFALVLLLALLAPELIRVLAGGKYAAAVSLVAPLGAAAAIGGLPYLYNIGLLLAEKTIYYTYSAVWSAVTVILAAWFLISRWGLPGAPVANILGSLSLTLAVLHYAQRVHPLPYGMKSLIGFMIGVCGIAALGMSGVAASLPLGIRIPAAVATIVYSAGLAITAYKGTKSS, encoded by the coding sequence ATGAAGGGCCGCCCTCCGCTGCACACCCCTCCGAGCGACAAGCCGGACGACCCGCCATCCGTGGATCGCCAGGGGGGCAATCTGATCGCTGAATCGGCGATCTATGCGGTCGGTATCGTCTTGTCCAGAGGTCTTGGCCTTCTCCTCACACCCATACTCACGCGAGCCCTTCCTGCGGATGAGTTCGGCAGGATGGATTTGTACCAGATCGGGGCGATTCTGGTTTCGCTCGCTTTGTCGCTCCAAATGGAATCCGCGCTGTTGCGGTACTACACCTCACGCGATGTCGATGCGCGGGTCCTCTTCTCGACCGCCGTGCTCCTCCAGCTTGGTTTCGGAATTGGGCTCACCGTCATGGTGGTGTGTTCGAATGCGTGGATAGGACGCCTCTACCCTCCCGTCCTCACTCCGCCGAACCTGCTGGCCGCCGCCGTTTCCGTGCCGGCCGGAACGCTCTACACGTTGGGCCTCACCCTGGTTCGAGCGCGGCGCGAGCCGCTACCCGCCTCGCTGATCATCGGACTGAACACGGGTCTCAACGTGGCCGGCGTCGTCGGGTTCGTGCTCTACCTGCGCCTCGGCATCACGGGGGTGTTTCTCGCGAAGATCGCCGCGGACGCGATCTCCTTCCTTGTCATTTGGCGCCGCCATCGCGACCATTTTCTTCCCGTGGTCTCGACCGCCCTCTGTGGGCGGTTGATACGATTCGGCCTGCCCCTTGTGCCCGACGGCTTTCTGACCCTTCTCAAGCTCCATGCAAGCAAAGTCTTCCTGGCCACCCTCGTCTCGATGGAAGACGTCGGGCTCCTTGCCGTCGCGGGAAGGATCGCCACCGCCGTCCAGATCGCCGTTCTGGCCTTCCGTCAGGCCTGGCTTCCCTACGCCCTCTCCATAGCAGAACGGCCGGGCGCGGCCGAGCGGTACTCCGTCGCGGCCTCCCTCTACCTTCGCCTCTCCTTCGCCCTCGTACTGTTGCTTGCCCTCCTGGCACCTGAACTCATACGCGTGCTTGCCGGGGGGAAGTACGCCGCGGCGGTTTCCCTCGTGGCTCCTTTGGGCGCCGCCGCCGCCATCGGGGGTTTGCCCTATCTGTACAACATCGGCCTCCTTCTCGCCGAGAAAACCATCTACTATACCTACTCCGCCGTATGGTCGGCCGTCACCGTCATTCTCGCCGCATGGTTCCTTATCTCCCGGTGGGGACTCCCGGGTGCACCGGTGGCCAACATTCTTGGAAGTCTGAGCCTCACCCTGGCCGTGCTCCACTACGCCCAACGCGTGCATCCCCTACCCTATGGGATGAAGTCGCTGATCGGGTTTATGATAGGCGTATGCGGTATCGCGGCTCTGGGCATGTCCGGTGTGGCTGCTTCCCTACCCCTTGGAATTCGGATTCCGGCGGCGGTGGCGACTATCGTGTACTCGGCAGGGTTGGCCATCACAGCCTACAAAGGAACTAAGTCGTCATGA
- a CDS encoding glycosyltransferase family 4 protein — MKSKTDLPRICFVLPHKNPRGHDHFDHVGALVRELNRRQRGGAVLISLSAAPEAASGRWGRTLSAPGGWMRAVAQLRRARKEGCETFFVHYSYLGLFAARWVTRRWGGKALYWHCGEPWLYAREDPWGSGWILRGALRSADLVLTGTATLRREYVARFGLKEERVTVLPSWVDPWGAVKGPKSELQSKLRLPVRRRWVLFAHRLSVDRGCMLLPELVRRVGRRVAGVRWIVAGDGPARKPVESEATRLGVRNVMDFRGWVAHSEMKNWFAASDVLVVPSLRAGVPRNVLEAFAMGLPVVATSAGGTGDLFEGPLAPFCVPPGDVGRFADGVVRLLTDDHEVRRFARLARAAARPHHVRAVAGSLLSLVEGLR, encoded by the coding sequence GTGAAATCCAAAACCGACCTCCCCAGGATATGTTTCGTGCTGCCTCACAAGAATCCTCGGGGCCACGATCACTTCGATCACGTGGGTGCTCTTGTGCGCGAATTGAATCGGCGGCAGAGGGGAGGCGCTGTTCTGATCAGCCTGTCTGCGGCCCCGGAAGCCGCATCCGGCCGATGGGGGAGGACCTTGAGCGCGCCGGGGGGTTGGATGCGCGCGGTGGCCCAGCTCCGGCGGGCCCGGAAGGAGGGCTGTGAAACCTTCTTCGTGCATTACTCTTACTTGGGACTGTTTGCGGCGCGATGGGTGACGCGGCGCTGGGGGGGGAAAGCACTGTATTGGCATTGTGGGGAACCCTGGCTCTACGCCAGAGAGGACCCGTGGGGGAGCGGGTGGATCCTCCGCGGCGCGCTCCGATCCGCGGACCTGGTTCTCACGGGCACGGCAACGTTGCGCAGGGAGTACGTAGCCCGGTTCGGACTGAAGGAGGAGCGGGTGACCGTGTTGCCCTCATGGGTGGATCCCTGGGGTGCCGTGAAAGGCCCGAAGTCGGAGCTCCAGAGCAAACTGCGGCTGCCGGTGAGGAGGAGATGGGTCCTGTTTGCTCATCGATTGTCTGTCGATCGGGGGTGCATGCTCCTTCCCGAATTGGTTCGGCGGGTGGGGCGGCGCGTTGCCGGGGTCCGCTGGATCGTGGCCGGAGATGGTCCCGCGCGGAAGCCCGTGGAATCTGAGGCGACGAGGCTGGGCGTGAGGAATGTCATGGACTTCCGGGGATGGGTTGCGCATTCGGAGATGAAGAATTGGTTTGCGGCGTCCGATGTGCTCGTCGTCCCCTCGCTCAGGGCGGGGGTTCCCCGGAACGTCCTGGAAGCTTTTGCCATGGGCCTGCCCGTTGTCGCTACGAGCGCGGGGGGCACGGGGGATCTGTTTGAAGGTCCGTTGGCTCCGTTCTGCGTGCCCCCGGGTGACGTGGGGCGTTTTGCGGATGGGGTCGTCAGGCTGCTGACGGACGACCATGAGGTCCGAAGATTTGCGCGCCTCGCGAGGGCGGCCGCCCGACCCCACCATGTCCGCGCCGTGGCAGGGAGTCTTCTTTCGCTGGTCGAGGGTCTACGGTAG
- a CDS encoding B12-binding domain-containing radical SAM protein: MKILLLIPPSYIRPDLGTPVWATREYKDGFFNEPHNPYLAASILGVLRAHLPEAELHVLDAQLDNLDFETVRSRIMALTPDLILTLLNFACLDQDRRYTDLPFTTLAINQAYLDHAEAVELYDLRASCYTKTEIEYTVLEAARELASTGRIDRTAGLLIRQTDGAGATLRDTGDRPLKDLSEFPFPAFDLLPTQRYMQRQFDYEGTRYVFLYTTRGCPFGCTFCQAGTKAYRTVRKKTPEQVLAEIEYFLKLGLDHFYFYDDEFAIDMNRAKEICRLILSRELNIRFACYNTTNLVDEELVQLLSQAGCRLIRYGLETGDMDIQQAMKTYVNEEELVRAFDLTHRYGLFVDAFVMVGLPGETPHSLKKTLSLLKRVRPDRITTSILLPKPYSVMYRELKHSGRLLEPYWHRHLFSEGLTYVHDSYRSRLELRRAEKWIRTQYSRFAAWDDLVRNRTGKNLYTRLVRYAGTFPPARAAIDQIKDYPALVRPLKLFYQPTSKFEV; encoded by the coding sequence ATGAAAATCCTGCTCCTGATTCCGCCGTCTTACATCCGACCCGATCTGGGGACACCCGTCTGGGCAACGCGTGAGTACAAAGACGGCTTCTTCAACGAGCCCCACAATCCCTACCTGGCCGCCAGCATCCTCGGCGTCCTTCGCGCCCATCTTCCGGAAGCCGAACTTCACGTATTGGACGCCCAACTCGACAATCTGGACTTTGAAACCGTACGGTCCCGAATCATGGCTCTCACGCCCGATCTCATCCTCACGCTTCTCAATTTCGCCTGCCTCGATCAGGACAGACGGTACACCGACCTCCCTTTTACCACCCTCGCCATCAACCAAGCCTATCTCGATCATGCGGAGGCGGTGGAGCTCTACGATCTGCGCGCGTCCTGCTACACGAAGACGGAAATCGAATACACCGTGCTGGAAGCGGCGAGGGAACTCGCCTCCACGGGACGCATCGATCGAACCGCCGGGCTGCTCATCAGGCAGACCGACGGCGCCGGAGCCACACTGCGGGACACCGGAGATCGGCCCCTCAAGGACTTATCCGAATTTCCCTTCCCGGCGTTTGATCTGCTCCCAACCCAGCGCTACATGCAACGGCAATTCGACTACGAGGGCACGCGCTACGTCTTCCTCTACACCACTCGCGGATGCCCCTTCGGTTGCACCTTCTGCCAGGCCGGAACCAAAGCCTACCGAACCGTCCGGAAGAAGACGCCCGAGCAGGTCCTGGCCGAAATCGAGTATTTCCTCAAGCTGGGCCTCGATCATTTCTACTTCTACGATGACGAGTTCGCCATCGACATGAACCGCGCGAAAGAGATCTGCCGCCTCATCCTGAGCCGGGAGCTTAACATTCGTTTTGCATGCTACAACACCACGAACCTGGTGGATGAAGAACTCGTTCAACTCCTATCCCAGGCCGGCTGCCGCCTCATCCGATACGGATTGGAAACGGGCGACATGGACATCCAGCAGGCCATGAAAACCTACGTCAACGAGGAGGAACTTGTCCGTGCATTCGACCTGACCCATCGGTACGGTCTTTTCGTGGACGCTTTCGTCATGGTCGGGCTGCCTGGAGAAACCCCACACTCCCTCAAGAAAACCCTCTCCCTGCTCAAGCGTGTACGGCCGGATCGGATCACCACGTCCATCCTGCTCCCCAAGCCATACAGCGTCATGTATCGCGAACTGAAACATTCGGGCAGGCTCCTGGAACCCTACTGGCACCGTCATCTCTTTTCCGAAGGATTGACCTATGTCCATGACAGCTATCGGTCTCGCCTTGAACTGAGGAGGGCGGAGAAATGGATTCGGACGCAATACTCCCGCTTTGCCGCGTGGGATGACCTCGTCAGGAACCGCACCGGAAAAAACCTGTATACGCGCCTCGTCCGGTACGCCGGAACATTCCCGCCGGCGAGGGCGGCGATCGACCAAATCAAGGATTACCCCGCTCTGGTCCGCCCCCTGAAGCTGTTCTATCAGCCGACCAGCAAGTTTGAGGTCTGA
- a CDS encoding radical SAM protein yields MRLLTLIPPQPRSLPASWFLREERHAAKDNTPMPPYMAPSILGMVRSRFPEIELPVMDCMVGDPAPGEIRQQVHALKPDLVLAILAANHLSEAEERQCAELPYPTITIVTPAGADPREYVPLYGLNSRYFVHTDEVETAVAEGLREWLQSGDIRRTPGFVVRENGGLHFTGPMPHTDMSAYPLPAFDLFPQERYRALQDQVTFHRPQYAASALINTMKGCPFTCAFCVVGAPESKPRVKNADQIVGEIRVLHDRFGWRRFVFMDSEFAAKTRVAKDVCRGIIASDLRVSFDIKNRIEMWDDEYLALLKQAGCEAIHYGIETADPKLQKVITKHLDLDRARKAIAATKAHGIKVHLYMMMGIPGEDRESLALNAQFVADTKPDGIAWGFLFPEVGSPLHARLRDEKKLTVADWAEYRRFDRLTFKHDTYRNIDDLRKAELWMMCRYRKALSYDPALPARSRLAYFLYSLLGSMYYVCWDTINRYPSLAGFKDRLKHRFLRGVRRALPGHAEPL; encoded by the coding sequence ATGCGTCTCCTCACGCTCATTCCGCCGCAGCCGCGCTCGCTGCCGGCCTCCTGGTTCCTGCGAGAAGAGAGGCACGCGGCCAAGGACAACACACCCATGCCCCCCTACATGGCGCCCTCGATCCTCGGCATGGTCCGCAGCCGCTTTCCAGAGATCGAACTCCCCGTCATGGACTGCATGGTGGGCGACCCTGCGCCGGGCGAGATCCGACAACAAGTCCATGCTCTCAAGCCCGACCTCGTCCTCGCCATCCTCGCCGCGAATCACCTCTCCGAAGCCGAAGAAAGGCAATGCGCGGAGCTTCCATACCCCACCATCACGATCGTCACTCCGGCCGGCGCGGATCCCCGCGAGTATGTCCCGCTGTACGGCCTGAACTCCCGCTACTTTGTCCACACGGACGAGGTGGAAACGGCGGTCGCCGAGGGGCTCCGCGAATGGCTCCAGTCCGGCGATATTCGCCGGACGCCCGGGTTCGTCGTCCGTGAGAACGGCGGACTCCACTTCACCGGCCCCATGCCGCACACAGACATGAGCGCCTACCCCCTCCCGGCGTTCGATCTCTTTCCGCAGGAGCGATACCGCGCCCTCCAGGATCAAGTCACCTTCCATCGTCCGCAGTACGCCGCCAGTGCCCTGATCAACACCATGAAGGGCTGCCCTTTCACGTGCGCTTTTTGCGTCGTCGGGGCGCCGGAAAGCAAGCCACGCGTGAAAAACGCCGATCAGATCGTCGGCGAAATCCGTGTTCTTCACGACCGGTTCGGCTGGAGGCGTTTTGTGTTCATGGACTCCGAGTTTGCCGCGAAAACGCGCGTGGCGAAGGACGTCTGTCGCGGGATCATCGCCTCCGACCTGCGCGTATCGTTCGACATCAAGAACCGCATCGAAATGTGGGACGACGAATACCTGGCCCTTCTGAAGCAGGCCGGCTGCGAGGCCATCCACTACGGGATCGAGACGGCTGATCCAAAACTTCAGAAGGTCATCACCAAGCACCTGGATCTGGATCGCGCGCGCAAGGCCATCGCCGCCACGAAGGCCCACGGGATTAAAGTCCACCTCTACATGATGATGGGGATACCCGGTGAAGACCGTGAGTCACTGGCGCTAAACGCCCAGTTCGTTGCGGACACAAAGCCGGACGGCATCGCCTGGGGTTTCCTGTTTCCGGAAGTCGGAAGCCCTCTCCATGCGCGGCTCCGGGACGAGAAGAAACTGACCGTGGCCGATTGGGCGGAGTACCGCCGATTCGACCGACTGACCTTCAAGCACGACACCTACCGCAACATCGACGATCTCCGAAAGGCAGAGCTGTGGATGATGTGCCGGTACCGGAAGGCCCTTTCGTATGATCCGGCACTCCCTGCTCGATCGCGCCTGGCCTATTTTCTCTACTCCCTTCTGGGCAGCATGTACTACGTTTGTTGGGACACCATCAACAGATATCCATCGCTCGCCGGATTCAAGGACCGACTCAAACACCGGTTTCTCAGGGGAGTCCGCAGAGCCCTGCCGGGACATGCCGAGCCGCTGTGA